The following DNA comes from Thunnus thynnus chromosome 3, fThuThy2.1, whole genome shotgun sequence.
gaagaagacaaagaacaaGATTGTATGTATATTTAGTATGTTACTGAGTTTATTACGTGTAAAAAGGAAAAGGGAAGTAGAGGGAAGTCTTACAGAACAACTAGAACAGAAGCTTGTATCCTCGACTGCATCTCCAGACTCTGCTCCAAACTGATGCGCACTATGTTTTTCTGAAAGcatcaaataaaatatactttacATGCATTTTATGGGCTGAAGACACCTTTGGGAGAAATAAGGCGGCAAAGTAATGAGCAGCGGGAACCTACCAGATTAATACGAAAGTCTCGGGAGAACACAACTCCTACAAGACCACGTTAAATCCCCAGCATaagaatagaagaagaagagaagtgaGATTATTCAGCGGGTGAACCCCCCCGAGtgcccaaaaacaaacatgaaagcacagaagaagagggaaaGACGTACCTCCTTCAACTTGAACTAGACCTCGCTCTAAAAGGATCTTCACAGACTCCAGAGACAGAGTCGGGTTTGCAGCAAACAGCCTGAATGAaacaaaaggctttttttttttttttttttttaaagacaacaGCAGTTAATCAGTGGTAGTAAATAGAAACGTGTGATACCTCTCAACTGCCTTCTCATAAGTGTAAACTCGCTCCTTCTTATCTTTAGACTTCTTTTCAAACTGAAGCATGTCTTCTATCCCCTGACGCATCAGTTTGGGTAATTCTTTCTGCCAGAAAATGAGACATAAATGATGAGCAAAGCAATTCAAAACAGACAAAGCAAGATTTTTGTTATACTGTAATATAATGTGAATGTTTAGGCTGACCCAAAGGACAAAAAGCATTTCTTAAATGTCATAATAAATCATACTGATACATCACtggtaaacattaaaacagttgAAAGTACCGGATCTGTGGGTAAGAATCCATATGAGTCCAGCAGTACGACAGCATCCACCATCTCTGGATACAGTGCACTGAACTGTGACACcatgaaaacacaagaaaatataaaatcataGTCTCTGTATGTTATGTGAGAacagaacatttacatttagtcaAGACAAAACAATCGCGTGTTAGAGGACAGTGGCTCAGAAAGAGCCTTGGTTCAAACTAGAAAGTAGATAATTAGGTAAAAGTGCAacgtgaaaaaaaacattaaagtcaTAAACAACTGGAAGTAGTGAAGAGCATAAGAAATACTATTGACAACAAGAAAGTAGCGCTACAATCAACAAAGTGCTAAAAAGTTAAAGGGGCTCAAGTGTTCACGGAGGAGCTGAGTTTTCAAGATAAAAGAGATGAAACACACTACAGGCTGTTAGAACTCACCATTCCAGCAACATTACcacctgaaaaacagaaaaacagataaaattagatacataaatataacACAGCGCCAACATTTTAATTGCTGTAGCTCTGCTGTAAAGCTGCACTCACCCATACTGTGGCCGATGATGGAGAATTTGCTCCACTGGAGAGCTGTGGGAGTCAATTTCACAGATCGTCAAGCAGGTTCAGCATCTCATCACACAACACAGCTCAGATTGTTTGCAGTTGAAAGACAAGATCGCTGCTTTGATTTTACTGCCACAGTGACGCACCAGAGCAGAGCAACATGGTTGAAATCAATAACAGGCTGTTTTCACAGAAATAGATCATGTGAAATTTGTAAAATCacataaagtaaacaaaaattGAGTTTTTTAGTTGtaaagaagacgaagaagaagctcagtcaccatcatcatctttgTCATCTGCTGAAAACActatgagatgtggttgaaagctccagacaGAGTTTGACTGTCACACACCATCAGACAAAACTCTACAAATGTGTTAAACAAAAGTTCAATTAAGATTTTTTCTGCTCAGTGATTGGTTGACTGGAGACCAATCTGTGTCAGTCAATGTGAAATTAAACGATAAACATACAGGAGTGTGAAGAAAGAGAGTTTATATGTTTTACACTGATTTCATGCATGAAACAAAGTCAAATATTGACTTGAGGAgcagattttatttgacatGAAAAACCGTCTGCATGACAGAGTCAGTCTTCATCCACTGATGAAGTTATTCTATATTTCACCAGCAATGACCATGaaatcagctttatttattGCAGCTGGTGATTATTAAttgctaatgattatttttgacAGATGGTTGAGAAGTTGATCAACCCTGTAAACTGGTAGCAGAAAGTTGCTGTCTCAGCTGTTATTAGATTGTCTCAATTTAATAACTGTCTAAATACGCTTTTAAAACGTAGTTATTGACGGACACAGTGAGCCTCATTACCTGCAGCGGCTGACTGACTGTGAGTCTTAATGACCTCTGGATGACCTCTAACGTCAGACTTAACAGGAGCTGCTTTCAGCACTAGAATGTTTAGTGAATGACTCTCAGGAGTTTCTCCTAACTCAGCCGGTCCTGAGCTACTTTTAGCCTTAGgatgttttgtgaatatttggCCCCGAACACTGATAacactgcaaaacaacaacTTCTCAAACTCACACACCGTCAATGACTGTGCGTACATCCGACACATACGAAGGAAAGGAGTAGAAGACTCCAGGAGCACGATGTGAAGACAGACCGTGACCTGCCAGGTCCACCGCCACGTATCTGCACTCTGCCAGGAAGAAGAACGAAAGAGGGATTTAGTCTCATTAGctgtcactttatttatttagagaaaCAATTACCTGTAACATCTATCATGAAAAAGTGTGTTTGCTTTAGCTGAGAGACATTGTTTGAATGCACATCACAGTCTAAAACTCTCATCAGCAGCTCAAACTGTAACGTCGGTGTTTTGGTGAAgggcagcagcagtggtggtaTCTTCATCATCAAACATGAATGTGTCCCGTCTTTTTGGATGAGATGCAGCTGTTCTAACAGCTGAGCTGCAGCATCTGcgctgcacagacacacactttcctGAGGAGAAGTCTAATTAGACAAACACCTGTGTGAGCTGAAGAGTCTCATGAAAGCAGAAAGTTGTTGAGGGAAACGTGACAAACGACAGCTCTTGTTCATACAATATTTGATCAAAAGGTACGTATATTTTTGTACACTGTGAGTGGCAGAAAGAGGAGCTGAACATGAGGAAAGACTCAGattttagttttgatgtcaGCTCAGATCCTGTACACATTACTTTTGTGGGTTAGAagagtttagagctgcaacaattagtcgattaacagccaaatattttgataatcaattcattgttttgagtcacttttccaagaaagaaaatgctaaaattctctggttacagcttcataaatgtgaatattttctggtttctttagtcttctgtgatagtaaacttgATATCTTTGtattgtggacaaaacaagacatcttaGGTGGCATCTTGGACTTGTGATCTACAttcttcatcattttctgatatttttagaCCAAgcaactaatccatta
Coding sequences within:
- the LOC137173991 gene encoding serine hydrolase-like protein isoform X3, with translation MMQALKSVRHLTSSTMKQAVSELSLPVPWGEIRGKVWGPDHGRPVLCLHGWADNCGSFNTLIPLLPKECRYVAVDLAGHGLSSHRAPGVFYSFPSYVSDVRTVIDALQWSKFSIIGHSMGGNVAGMFSALYPEMVDAVVLLDSYGFLPTDPKELPKLMRQGIEDMLQFEKKSKDKKERVYTYEKAVERLFAANPTLSLESVKILLERGLVQVEGGVVFSRDFRINLKNIVRISLEQSLEMQSRIQASVLVVLAEEGFEKIFAEPDQKKFTSALLQAYRDRNHTVLTVPGDHHVHLNNPVVVAPLVSDFLQTQVLSQSARLTDEQTSKL
- the LOC137173991 gene encoding serine hydrolase-like protein isoform X1, with the translated sequence MMQALKSVRHLTSSTMKQAAEGVCVSVSELSLPVPWGEIRGKVWGPDHGRPVLCLHGWADNCGSFNTLIPLLPKECRYVAVDLAGHGLSSHRAPGVFYSFPSYVSDVRTVIDALQWSKFSIIGHSMGGNVAGMFSALYPEMVDAVVLLDSYGFLPTDPKELPKLMRQGIEDMLQFEKKSKDKKERVYTYEKAVERLFAANPTLSLESVKILLERGLVQVEGGVVFSRDFRINLKNIVRISLEQSLEMQSRIQASVLVVLAEEGFEKIFAEPDQKKFTSALLQAYRDRNHTVLTVPGDHHVHLNNPVVVAPLVSDFLQTQVLSQSARLTDEQTSKL
- the LOC137173991 gene encoding serine hydrolase-like protein isoform X2 is translated as MMQALKSVRHLTSSTMKQAEGVCVSVSELSLPVPWGEIRGKVWGPDHGRPVLCLHGWADNCGSFNTLIPLLPKECRYVAVDLAGHGLSSHRAPGVFYSFPSYVSDVRTVIDALQWSKFSIIGHSMGGNVAGMFSALYPEMVDAVVLLDSYGFLPTDPKELPKLMRQGIEDMLQFEKKSKDKKERVYTYEKAVERLFAANPTLSLESVKILLERGLVQVEGGVVFSRDFRINLKNIVRISLEQSLEMQSRIQASVLVVLAEEGFEKIFAEPDQKKFTSALLQAYRDRNHTVLTVPGDHHVHLNNPVVVAPLVSDFLQTQVLSQSARLTDEQTSKL